A stretch of DNA from Anopheles nili chromosome 2, idAnoNiliSN_F5_01, whole genome shotgun sequence:
CTTTTCCGATCGCCTACTCCCTCAAGCGATAGAGTGGTAAACCGGGATAGCAGCTGTGTCACATTCTCGTGGATCTCGATCAAGTAGTGCAGAAAGAAATTTCCCGAGAGATCCCAGTGGCTGATGATAGAATCAAACTCGTCAAGGAAGTACTTCGTTTCCGAcacaaacttttccacctttGAAGTAAGATGTATTGCAAGATAAGATATCGATATGCAGAGCATTTTGTGGTGCGTTCTCGTTTCGACTTACGTCTCGGGTTTTCACTATTTGCTCCATTTGCAGAAGTTGTTCGCTAGCGTGGCACCTATCGGGAAATCACTCAATATCAGAGTTTCAAACTTCACCAATCTGCTAAACACCCCTGATACTGTGCCCACGCTATTCGAACTTGTTAGTGGCTAGCGAACGATTTCAGTAGCCAACGGATGCTGGTGCTGTACTGATCGATATCGAGCATCATGATTTACCAAGAAAATTTCCTATCTCATCATGAAACGCACTCTACGCTCGCCGATCAGCGCCGAACAATCGGAACTTGACCGCGGTAGGCAGAGTTCGCCAAATCCGAACGCAATCGGAAGGAAATCATCATCTTAGAGAAGCACgtacaaaaaaggaaccgccATCCGATTGGTCGCCCATGAGTGGCTGATCGAAGACGGCCATGATCATGATCCCAAGGCATTGTTGGCGCGCAGGATCGCGAAGGGCGCGGCAGAGGCTTTATTGAATCGAGTGTCggtttattttaaaacttcAAGGTACATGAGATCTTCTTAGCTATTCTTTTCAGATCCACCAACAGCGTGCACGTGTGCTCTTTACCGAACCGCGTGTACTCATCCAACCGGTGACGCATGTGGTCCAGCTTGGCGAAGGCGGATTTCAACTGCAATAAATCAGCATACGGAACATGTTAGACAGTACCAGACAAACCCCTTCGCGACGTACCTCTAGCATGTTGGGATACAGGAGAAAGGCTTCATTGTGGACTGCTTTGTAGTGTTTACGGAACTGCTCATTGTCGGTAAATGCGAGCTGTTGAAAAGATAACCAAACCAGATGTATAGGAAGTTGAAGTCTGCAGATCAATCCCTACAACAGAAGCATGCTTACTCCGCAGCAgaacatttccttctccggaCGGGTACTTCCATCGTCGAGGGGAGCCGCTTCGAATTTGGCCAGCAATGTTTTCACCTTAGAACGGATCTCGCGCAGGTAGCTTTTGAATACTAGCTTGTACATATCCTTGTGCAGCACGATGTGATCATACTCAGCTAGGAACCTTTTCACGTCATTGCGAAAGCGATCCAACTGATGCGACATTAAACGTTAGTGACCCAAAAGATCTACACCGGAGAATATCCTTACGTACATTTTTATACTTGTTACTGTAAGTGTAGATGTTGGTGTGAATGTAAACTTTCGTGGGAACCCCCATCTCAATAAAGCAACCAAACTTCCCAAACCTTGAACGGAAACTGAGCTCTGGTCCAGATCGATTCCTTACTACAAGGCTGTTCTTTCCGTATCATGTTCACTCAAGCCAGCTAGTGCTGCGCAATACTCTTCTTTGATCAATTCTTTATTTGTTCTACGGCTAAAAATACTGATACCACTCTTGTGTCGATTGGGAGCACGACAACCCACTCACCACTTTGGGCCGTGTTCCAACGTGCTGCGCATGTTGCTggcaatttttttcaaacccaccACTAACGCGCTGGTCGACTCCGTGCCGTAGAATGTATACTCCTTCACTCGCCGTTGAAAGTAGTTTAGCTTTCCATTCCCAGAACGCAGCTGTAGGTAAAGGAGCGAACAAAATCACACATTTAAAATCTGGTGGGAAAAGCGTATGCGCGTTGGTTCTTCATACCTCTACTATACTAGGATGGATAAGCCTGGCGTGGTTATGAAACTCAAAGTAGTGACGTTTAAGCTCCTCACAATCATCAAATAAaaccttcgaaaaaaaaaacacgtaactTGTGAACATTTTCCTATCATACAAAATGATGGGCTGCTTGTCCACTTACTCCGCAGCAGAACTTTTCCATGTACAACTGCCCTTTCAAACCACTGCCGCGAATGTGCTCAAACTTCTGTAGCAAGGCCGCTATATCATCGTACAAACGTTGGAGGTTCCGCCGGAAGCTTCTATGGTATGCCACAGAATGTTGTACAATGTTTTCGTACTCTTGCAAAAAATGCTCCACGTCGGTAGAAAATTTGTCCAGCTAATAATGAggtaaaaaaatccttcactaTAATGATAACACCGTGATAAGCAATCGAGTGACACTTACGTTCCGAAACTTGCAGCTAAAGCCCAGGGTTCGCTTGCGAACACATGTCGGAGCGCTTACCATGTCTCGGTCACTGGTTTAACAACCGTGCAGTCAggaagtgaaagtgaaagtgacCTGCTCAGGGCCACTTCCGAGTGGCAGCCAAGAATGGCCAAAGTGTgcgagccatttttttttgttgcttctttctctGCCGTTACATCACAACGCGAAGAGCTGGTTGATTTCGAATCCTATTTACAGAGCCACATGTCGTAGTAGCACATAATCAACTCGTATGATGACACGAGTGATTAAATCTCAGTGCGCTTAAGCAAATTGTCATCATATCGTCAATGATTGGGCTACAATAGAGATGTATTACTTTTCGATTCCGGGGTAACGTTTATTCCTCGTTTCGGATTAGACACAACAAGGGTTAATTATTTTAACAGAACGCCATGCTCTTGCGAGAACGGCAACGATTAGCACCTGGTGGTTAGTTGTAAATTCGTTTTCACTGTCACTGATAGCAGTTCCATGACAGCCTTAATAGCTAGctaatattttgtttcgtatcACACTCGAACACGCATCAATCCATCAACCGAGATGACCCGCAAGAACGGAATTGCTCTTCCGCAGTAGTCGCTTCAGGGAGAAGATCAGATCGTTGTTCATTGCCTTGCCCAGCTCGATGTACGTCTTCACCGAGTCCGTGTACGCCCGAATCTCGTCGAGCTGGAAACGAATGTccgagaaagaaagcaatcgTTGTAGATACGCAATGGACAACTGATCCACGTGTAAACGCCTTACCCCTGGTTGGGAAATCGCCTTATCCGCTTCTTTGTGCACTTCTTCATAGTGTTCCTCGAATTCCTCCGTGTTTAAGGCTGCGTCGGGCTGCGAAGTTAAAGCACATCATGGGAGGTTAATAACGACACCAGACATGATTCCTTTCAGACTCGCTGTgtccaaaaataaacccaagTGCCCAGTTTACTTCCCACGTGGGCAAACAACCTAGAAACGGTTCTATTCTCACCTCGCCACAGCAGACGATGTGCTTGTAGAGGAAATCCTCGCGAACCATCGTATGCAGGATATACCGTTGCAGCAAGGTCACCAGCGGTTCCCGCAACTCGTTCACGGTGTGCAAGTAGACGCTTTTGTGCTTATCCTTGCCCTCCACCAGGTCATCGTATTTGCCCAAAAAGTTGTTCGTTTCCTCTAGGAATAATTTCAACTACCGATCGAAGAACACAGATCTCGTTACACCTTGCATTTTGTTGTATCCAATTCGGCGTCTTATTCTTTCTTACCCTGTCGAATGTTGTGATCTGCGGTTCTGGCTCTGGTTCCGGTTCTCCCTCGGATGCTGACTTCTCTGCTTCCGGCGCTTCCTGCGGTTCCTCCTCTGGGGCTTCAGCTGCTCCGTTCTTGTTGTCTTCCTCAGCCATGTTTcgattgggatatagttgtaTCAACCAACGATGATTCGAGCGTCAAATGCAAGGGCGACTTCTCTTTTCGGCAGTGTTCCTTCTATTTAGAGGCACCTCCGCTGGTGAATGTTTAGCGCTAAATGATGCTTGCTATCAGTTCAAGATACCTCATAAGCTAAGCTGGCCGGCACCAGACGCTGCTTGATATAAAATTGTTCTCTACGGCCCCCCACCACCTCTCTTCGAGTCCCACTACTCGTGAGGATGCGAAACGATGCAACGATCGTGCAACGACTTCACCGAACACGAGCTGTCTTCGCGTGCTTGCCGCATTGCATCCCTGCCATCATTATTCATCATCGTTAGAGACGCGATGAGCTTCAGAATGTCATGACAAAAAATCTGGCAACATTTATGCAAAGGACGTAGGCATCCTACCAACAGCTGTTCGAGAGAAATTTCCTTTGCAAGGTTTAGCAAACCGATCCTCAAATTTTAGACGCCGCCAGTTCGGGCATCGTTGCAAATGGCGCTAACCTGTGACAGCGCTTTGCgcttgttgtatttttttgtgtgtgtctctaTTGTGGGCAAAACCCGATATGCGGAGATTACCGAAACATTTGTAATATAACTTATTATACGATTATTTGCGGCTCAATCCGTTTCCTCGGGGGCAGCTTTCAGACATTCAAACTCTTTGGCGCCAATGACCTATTGGTATTGCCCGTTCGTGGATTGGCTGCGTTCCCAAGTTCACGTACTAAAAGTAAAACCGAAAACGGCGGGTTGCTTTTcaccgcaaaagaaagcgcatgAAAAAGGAGGGGATgcaacgatcgatcgcgatccttGATCCGCGCTTCGGAACAAGAATGTTCAGTTAAGCACAGTCACTATCCACCAGCGCACGTCCGTGCGATTTCACCACTTAGATTCTTTGTGTGGTGCTGTattggtattattttcatcgAACATGAAGCCAGATGCAAACAAGCTGGATATGTCCCAGTGGGAACGGGTAAGAGCAGGAAAAGATGGGTCGGTGTGGCAAGCCATTTAGCGATCGTGTTTTCCCTGCTCCGATAGTTGGATCAGGTGGTGAAGGAAACGCGCAACTTCCTCGCAGAGTACGACGACATCGTGCTGCACAAAGAACTGTACCGCACATTATTCCTATATCACCTGACTACTCTACGTGATGAGGTGATTCTGTTGTTGAAAAAGTTTACCACCCTGCCGAAGGGCGTCCAAGAGGAAAAGGAGATCGAGTGCTGTGGTGTAAGCAATCCTCCCCGGTGATTGTGTCGAAAGTTGCAACCAAAAATAAAGACATCTTTCCTTCCATAGGAAATGTACAACGACAAGGATGCATTTAAGCAGCACTATGAGACTGtccacaacaaaaaagttcACCAATCGGCTTCTTTGTGCGAGGTTTAAATTGTTTCCGTGCCTTTAATCAGTAAATGAAATGGAGATCGTAATGTTTCTTTCCTGTTGATGGTTTTTCCCACAGCTAAAAATGTCTCTTGCTAAAATTACATTCTTCGAACGGCATATGAAGGACTATTTGTTGGACGGACAAGAATCTAGCTGTGAGCTTTTGCTAAACTTGCGAAGGATATTGAGGCGGTTGGATCATACGCtggaattttaaatttgttcaaCTTTACTCAAAGATGACAAAAAAGtatttaaataaatcttcTCGAATGTTAAAGGAATTTTATTTGCTGATGTTTAATTTCTCAACACTATTTTCAATGAAGTTAGATAGAAGATCAGTGATTTCTAATAACGAATTATGGAGATGATTCTTCGGAGAATTTTCGTAAGATAAAAGCACAATCCATTATTAGCCGCACTTCCCGATTGCAGCCATCCATCCAAAATTCGACGAAATACGACCATCCGCAATAGGGCCGCCTTCATCTGGTTGATAAAACGTATATGATTAATGGAAAGCATCCTTAAAATATCTCATTCGATGAGCTAGCTAACTATTCGAACTAACCTCACACGTGTTCGCAGCCATAAGGTACGTTTTGTCGTGAACCGAGTAGTAGTGTAACCTAAGGGTGGCCAGCGTACGAAACTGATCATCGCAGCAAACTAGAGGAAACTTTTCCTTATACCCTTTAACGCGGATGGTATAGTCCGGAATCTCCTCCGGAATGtcgttactttttttctttggtttgggtggctcCTGCATCGGAAATCCAAAAGGATCAACGGCAGCGTTCACTGGTTGAGGCTCACACCACTCTATAGTAGCGAAATTCATCAATATTTTGATGATTCGAAGACGTATCTCTTGCAGGTAGTGATAAAAGAACGTGCGGTAGATGTCCTTATGCAACACAATTCGATCAAAGTCATCGTGGAATTGCTTCACAGTCGCTATCATTTTTTGGAGCTAATACATAATCGGAAACAGTAGTCAGTTTGACATGCGCCAAATTCGGCAATAAGCAACTAGATAACGAATACTGTACCTTATCCCATTCGAGAGCTTCTTGTGGCGTTTCGAAGTAAGGTCGTATGGAGAGATACTTAAGCGTCAACATCTTGGAACACACTAAACCTGATCGTCTCCTAACGATCAAACACTTAGAACCGTTGGACAGAACACAGACGATAGGAAGGCTCTATTTTTATAATCTTCTCATTGCAGATTCAAGCTTCCACTTTTTAGAAATCACACAGACACAGTATCGTTTTTGGTATATTATTATGCTCGCTTGTATTTGAAACATAGCATTACAATACCGACAACATCGTCAAAATATTTTCGCACACATTATCCGAATCCCTCGTGGAAGTAACTCAGATTGCAACCATGCTTGTTGTATTCCTTGCACTTTGCTCGTATTTCTTTAGTCAACTCTTTAGGCCCACAACTGAACACAGACACAGATTTTCTGCAAAAGAATAGGAAACCAAAACGTTGTAATGTTGATGTTTTCAATAGAACGTCATGCCACAAAACTTCTGCCCTTAACACTATTTCATGCAGAGCAAATGAAACTTACTTCGGATAAAGTGTTATCAGATCCATGAACACCTCATTCCAGTTTGGACGGCCACGATGTATTCTCGATTTAATCGATGGCATATCACCAAAACATTCAGCTAGCAAATGCTCGTCGTAGTTTTGCGACCAGTAGAGCTTCACCAAAAATCTATCTGGCTTGTTCTGACTCCAAAACTGTAAAGAAGTTGCGATTGAACGGCTTTCATTTAAAGATCAGATTAACGCCTTAAATTAATAACCTTTTCTTGCAAACGTGAAATCTCATCTGTGAACCAGAGAAACGTTTCCAAACTGCGGGCAACCCACACAAGATGTACTCTGGCCGGACGATCAACGTTGGTGCGTCTATGAACGGTATTATAacgaaaatataataaatcgATGTGATGTGACGTGCGGTGTAAAAATAATAGACTTACATCAATAGTCGCATGATTGTTACAAATGGAGTTATGCCAATACCTGCACCAATGAAAAGGATTCTCTTACAATCCAGCATGTTACTCATAACAGATGGATATGGTCCATCTAGAAGAAACTCTATTCGCCGGATTGGTTCAACTCCGCCAATGGTCCTCCTGCACTGCTCCCTCTGAACAACTATATTGTACAGCTCCTCCGTCCAGTCTCCACGTACTCTGATCGTGAGagcaaaatcatttttttcctcacccGGGAGCTAAAAATagaccagagagagagagagagagacctaGAGTCATAATTGATACAGTATTGAGATTAAAACTACCAATATCATACCTCAGTTATTGTGAAAGGATGCCACTCAAGTGTTGAAATCAAAGGACACTGAAGGAGTAAATATTGACCGGGAAGGATTTTCGAAATCGATTGTTTTTGAAACTGCAATCGAAGATGTACCGCGTGTCCTGCCATCGCATAGACCTGAACAGTCGATACCCGAAGGTTTTCGGAATGAGACGTAAGGTAGCGAAAGCTAGCGTCAATCACGTAGATCGATAATCCCATGAACGGCCAAATCCAACCTCGTTTAATGGCGGGCGCAAATTGTGGCGGCTCTCCACACAACACCAACAGATCATCGTTAGAGTACAGCGTGTTATTATCCACTAGATCACACATAATCTTATGCTTGTCAACGTTCGTCTGATGTTTAATAATGTTGCTAAAATTGGCAGCTTTTTAAAAACTCCTTGAAAGAAATATTTAATCGGTGAACTAACCTTAACGGATGATAAAACATCATGCCATAAAATACGAGGAACAGGTGATGCGAGGTAAGAAAAGTGTTGTAGAACCGATCACGGTTCGAACGTCTGGCTAGATAGGCTATTGCTAAAAGCGCTAGCATCATAATGCACCCGGAAAATCCGGTAGGAGTAGCGAAAAGCAGGCGTAGAATATTCTGGtatcacaaaaaaacataaatgtaTTATCTAGTTTTTCATTCGTTAAAAATGCTTACGTCATCTGGGCCACTTGCCCAGTTGATCTCTCGGTAGCGTTCATCGTAATTGCTGATGAAATTGATAATATTCACGAAGTGTGCCACACTATGTATAGCTAAACGaagtgaaaagaaatcaattaataattaaattaagaatatatatatatcgaaAAAACACTCACTCGCAACAATCAGTAAACTGTAACCTAGTATCAAATGCAACACTTTAACCCTTTGTAAATAGTAAATCAAAAATCGCATAGACCATCGGCCGAAGCTTTTATGTAATAGTAAATTGAAAGATTTGCACGTGGGGAGAGTTATCAATGCCATCGTTACGTTCAGTACAGGAGCCGTTCCTCGTGAAACACATAAACCGTTCTAGTGAAAACAAATAGTTTAAAATATTATAGAAACCAATCACACTGTTGCATCTACTACATACTACATACCCCGAGAATTTTACTGAGATAGTAGTACTCTGCGTCATAGTGATAGTTATTGAAGGCTTTACAGAAGATGACAAAATTTAAGCTGGTCCAGAGAAACTACAAAATTTTAAAGAAGAGAATCAGTTGAAATTCGGGTGTGAAATCAATCGCGTCGATTAATCAATTATCAATCATTTATGAATTTATATCACAACATTTAATTTGCACTTACCGCGATGATGTATTTGAACATAAAATTTCTTGATGAATGATAAATCTTGTTCACACGCTCCATACTGAACCAATCCCGTTCAATGATCCTCGGTCAACGCCAAAATCGCTCCTAACACGCATCAAAGTAAAATCAACACAGATGGTTGCCCCCAAACGACCGTTACATTAATGATCAGCGGCATGTGGGCTACCAAATTACGACGATTGTTTATAGTAGCTGCCGAACGCAATAACAGTAGGGAATGTCGCAGTCCAGTACGAACGATGATTGTTTTAGACAAAAATAGAACATCAAATGCACGCTTTCTCTATGTTGACCATGTGCGTCTCGATCATGAGTTATGGGAACTGCATCGTGCACAACCTAGATTTTGCG
This window harbors:
- the LOC128721120 gene encoding uncharacterized protein LOC128721120, which gives rise to MAEEDNKNGAAEAPEEEPQEAPEAEKSASEGEPEPEPEPQITTFDRLKLFLEETNNFLGKYDDLVEGKDKHKSVYLHTVNELREPLVTLLQRYILHTMVREDFLYKHIVCCGEPDAALNTEEFEEHYEEVHKEADKAISQPGLDEIRAYTDSVKTYIELGKAMNNDLIFSLKRLLRKSNSVLAGHLG
- the LOC128721137 gene encoding uncharacterized protein LOC128721137 gives rise to the protein MLTLKYLSIRPYFETPQEALEWDKLQKMIATVKQFHDDFDRIVLHKDIYRTFFYHYLQEIRLRIIKILMNFATIEWCEPQPVNAAVDPFGFPMQEPPKPKKKSNDIPEEIPDYTIRVKGYKEKFPLVCCDDQFRTLATLRLHYYSVHDKTYLMAANTCEMKAALLRMVVFRRILDGWLQSGSAANNGLCFYLTKILRRIISIIRY
- the LOC128720362 gene encoding NADPH oxidase 4-like — its product is MERVNKIYHSSRNFMFKYIIAFLWTSLNFVIFCKAFNNYHYDAEYYYLSKILGNGLCVSRGTAPVLNVTMALITLPTCKSFNLLLHKSFGRWSMRFLIYYLQRVKVLHLILGYSLLIVATIHSVAHFVNIINFISNYDERYREINWASGPDDNILRLLFATPTGFSGCIMMLALLAIAYLARRSNRDRFYNTFLTSHHLFLVFYGMMFYHPLSNIIKHQTNVDKHKIMCDLVDNNTLYSNDDLLVLCGEPPQFAPAIKRGWIWPFMGLSIYVIDASFRYLTSHSENLRVSTVQVYAMAGHAVHLRLQFQKQSISKILPGQYLLLQCPLISTLEWHPFTITELPGEEKNDFALTIRVRGDWTEELYNIVVQREQCRRTIGGVEPIRRIEFLLDGPYPSVMSNMLDCKRILFIGAGIGITPFVTIMRLLIRTNVDRPARVHLVWVARSLETFLWFTDEISRLQEKFWSQNKPDRFLVKLYWSQNYDEHLLAECFGDMPSIKSRIHRGRPNWNEVFMDLITLYPKKSVSVFSCGPKELTKEIRAKCKEYNKHGCNLSYFHEGFG
- the LOC128721058 gene encoding uncharacterized protein LOC128721058 is translated as MGVPTKVYIHTNIYTYSNKYKNLDRFRNDVKRFLAEYDHIVLHKDMYKLVFKSYLREIRSKVKTLLAKFEAAPLDDGSTRPEKEMFCCGLAFTDNEQFRKHYKAVHNEAFLLYPNMLELKSAFAKLDHMRHRLDEYTRFGKEHTCTLLVDLKRIAKKISCTLKF
- the LOC128721106 gene encoding uncharacterized protein LOC128721106; translated protein: MVSAPTCVRKRTLGFSCKFRNLDKFSTDVEHFLQEYENIVQHSVAYHRSFRRNLQRLYDDIAALLQKFEHIRGSGLKGQLYMEKFCCGVLFDDCEELKRHYFEFHNHARLIHPSIVELRSGNGKLNYFQRRVKEYTFYGTESTSALVVGLKKIASNMRSTLEHGPKW
- the LOC128721246 gene encoding uncharacterized protein LOC128721246, whose protein sequence is MKPDANKLDMSQWERLDQVVKETRNFLAEYDDIVLHKELYRTLFLYHLTTLRDEVILLLKKFTTLPKGVQEEKEIECCGEMYNDKDAFKQHYETVHNKKVHQSASLCELKMSLAKITFFERHMKDYLLDGQESSCELLLNLRRILRRLDHTLEF